From Amycolatopsis cihanbeyliensis, a single genomic window includes:
- a CDS encoding transposase family protein, with the protein MIAYRAILDVPRELAWFLSRLLHAERRERGTRRGSRALTCFRQAVFGLRWFRDNRDVAALARDHRISRATGYRYLTEVIEVLAAQAPDLHDALCQAKAYGAPHLVLDGTVFSTDRLGEKTTSVKGEQIDAWYSGKARKSGGNVQALMDPDGFPLWVSEVEPGSVHDLTAARDQVLGALYWAASRLDLSTLADPGYEGAGIGVHTPIKQPANGRALDADARTYNALLRSLRCLGERGFALLTGRWRSLRHLTTSPRRIDDIVQAALVLTHFEHGRLT; encoded by the coding sequence GTGATTGCCTATCGTGCCATCCTCGACGTGCCGCGTGAACTGGCCTGGTTCCTCAGCCGGCTCCTGCACGCCGAGCGTCGCGAGCGCGGCACCCGCCGCGGTAGCCGGGCGCTGACGTGTTTTCGACAGGCCGTGTTCGGGCTGCGCTGGTTCCGGGACAACCGCGACGTGGCCGCGCTCGCGCGTGATCACCGCATCTCGCGGGCGACCGGCTACCGCTATCTCACCGAGGTGATTGAGGTGCTCGCCGCCCAGGCGCCGGACCTGCACGATGCGCTTTGTCAGGCCAAAGCCTACGGCGCGCCGCATCTGGTCTTGGACGGGACGGTGTTCTCCACCGATCGGCTCGGCGAGAAGACCACCAGCGTCAAGGGTGAACAGATCGACGCCTGGTACTCCGGCAAGGCCCGCAAGTCGGGCGGCAACGTGCAGGCGCTGATGGACCCAGATGGCTTCCCGCTGTGGGTCTCCGAGGTCGAGCCCGGCTCGGTGCACGACCTGACCGCGGCCCGCGACCAGGTCCTCGGCGCGCTGTACTGGGCCGCCTCCCGGCTGGACCTGTCCACGCTGGCCGATCCCGGCTACGAAGGGGCGGGAATCGGTGTGCACACGCCCATCAAGCAGCCAGCCAACGGGCGAGCACTCGATGCGGACGCCCGGACCTACAACGCGCTGCTGCGCAGTCTGCGCTGCCTCGGCGAACGTGGCTTCGCGCTACTGACCGGGCGCTGGCGATCGCTGCGCCATCTCACGACCAGCCCTCGCAGGATCGACGACATCGTCCAAGCCGCCCTCGTGCTCACCCATTTCGAACACGGCCGACTCACGTAA